Proteins from one Roseovarius nanhaiticus genomic window:
- a CDS encoding LicD family protein: MQVVPAEPRTDGGRISQIHAIAAAQLAHPAENFDVFAHLRALDAVAEDPRSLIELEARIMLQFAGRIRRSRTRIFMNSLRKLRIAESNRAAFDAFEAMLKGAMQSDTLAAHDFSAQGFARRDHAAIWAETRALIDQVAMLTDGVFLNSGTLLGVVRDGRLIDHDDDIDLGVLIPPTTEREAGRLWRALTPALAELGEGGDRSSSRSPQVTLRARGGVSVDLFPAWIYRGAAFVYPHTYGALPEADVLPLGRCAVTGLHIPANPEAMLAVNYGGEWREPDPYFIFPWKRQKRKFARFLRASGLEE; encoded by the coding sequence ATGCAAGTGGTTCCGGCCGAGCCGCGCACCGATGGCGGGCGTATTTCACAGATTCATGCGATCGCAGCCGCGCAACTGGCGCATCCCGCCGAGAATTTCGACGTCTTTGCGCATCTGCGCGCGCTTGACGCTGTCGCCGAGGATCCGCGCAGCCTGATCGAGCTCGAAGCGCGCATCATGCTGCAATTTGCCGGTCGCATCCGCCGGTCGCGTACCCGCATCTTCATGAACTCCTTGCGCAAGCTGCGCATCGCCGAGAGCAATCGCGCCGCGTTCGACGCATTCGAGGCGATGCTGAAGGGCGCCATGCAATCGGATACGCTGGCTGCGCATGATTTCTCGGCCCAGGGATTTGCCAGGCGGGACCACGCCGCGATCTGGGCTGAAACGCGTGCCCTGATCGATCAGGTGGCCATGCTGACGGATGGAGTCTTTCTGAATTCCGGCACGCTTCTGGGGGTGGTGCGCGACGGGCGCCTCATCGACCATGACGACGATATCGACCTCGGCGTACTCATCCCGCCCACGACCGAGCGGGAGGCGGGCCGCCTCTGGCGCGCCCTGACGCCCGCTCTGGCCGAGCTGGGCGAGGGGGGCGATCGGTCCTCCAGCCGCTCGCCGCAGGTGACGCTGCGCGCGCGGGGCGGTGTCAGTGTGGATCTCTTTCCCGCCTGGATCTATCGCGGCGCGGCCTTCGTCTATCCGCATACCTATGGCGCATTGCCGGAAGCGGACGTCCTGCCGCTTGGCCGGTGCGCCGTGACCGGGCTGCACATCCCTGCCAATCCCGAGGCGATGCTGGCCGTCAATTATGGCGGTGAATGGCGCGAACCCGATCCCTATTTTATCTTTCCCTGGAAACGCCAGAAGCGTAAATTTGCCCGCTTCCTGCGTGCCAGCGGTCTTGAGGAGTGA
- a CDS encoding adenylyltransferase/cytidyltransferase family protein, with amino-acid sequence MTTSGITVLTYGTFDLFHAGHVRLLSRLADLGSRLIVGCSTDEFNAKKGKRCIMPFEARAEILRACRFVDLVIPETCWDQKRRDVVAHRAAVFAMGSDWTGKFDDLSDLRRVVYLPRTRNISTTEIKALMQRRALEAQEAGEGAQMETAVPRMRRA; translated from the coding sequence ATGACCACATCCGGCATCACGGTTTTGACCTACGGCACGTTCGATCTGTTTCACGCAGGGCATGTGCGGCTCCTGTCGCGACTGGCGGATCTGGGCAGCCGACTGATCGTCGGCTGCTCGACCGATGAATTCAACGCTAAGAAGGGCAAGCGCTGCATCATGCCCTTCGAGGCGCGCGCCGAAATCCTGCGCGCGTGCCGCTTCGTCGATCTGGTCATCCCCGAGACATGCTGGGATCAAAAGCGCCGCGATGTCGTGGCGCATCGGGCCGCCGTCTTTGCCATGGGCAGCGACTGGACCGGCAAATTCGACGATTTGTCCGACCTGCGCCGCGTTGTCTATCTGCCGCGCACGCGCAATATCTCGACGACCGAGATCAAGGCCCTGATGCAGCGCCGCGCCCTCGAGGCGCAGGAGGCAGGCGAGGGCGCGCAGATGGAAACCGCCGTGCCGCGGATGCGCCGCGCATGA
- the rplA gene encoding 50S ribosomal protein L1 yields the protein MAKLGKRARAAREAFAGKSDLSVEDAVALVKGNAKAKFDETIEIAVNLGVDPRHADQMVRGVVGLPNGTGKDVRVAVFARGPKAEEAQAAGADIVGAEDLMEIVQGGKIDFDRCIATPDMMPVVGRLGKVLGPRNLMPNPKIGTVTMDVAQAVKDAKGGQVQFKAEKAGVVHAGVGKASFDQAKLVENVRAFINAVAKAKPAGAKGSYMKRISLTSTMGPGVTIDVADAATE from the coding sequence ATGGCAAAGCTTGGAAAACGCGCCCGCGCAGCTCGCGAGGCATTCGCCGGCAAGTCCGACCTCAGCGTCGAGGACGCCGTCGCCCTGGTCAAGGGCAACGCCAAGGCGAAATTCGATGAGACCATCGAGATCGCCGTCAACTTGGGTGTCGACCCGCGCCACGCCGACCAGATGGTCCGCGGTGTCGTCGGTCTGCCCAACGGAACAGGCAAGGACGTTCGCGTCGCTGTCTTCGCGCGCGGCCCCAAGGCCGAAGAAGCGCAGGCAGCCGGAGCGGACATCGTCGGCGCCGAGGATCTGATGGAGATCGTCCAGGGCGGCAAGATCGACTTTGACCGCTGCATCGCCACACCCGACATGATGCCCGTCGTGGGCCGTCTGGGCAAAGTGCTTGGCCCGCGCAACCTGATGCCGAACCCCAAGATCGGGACGGTGACGATGGATGTCGCGCAGGCTGTCAAGGACGCCAAGGGCGGTCAGGTCCAGTTCAAGGCCGAGAAGGCTGGTGTGGTTCATGCCGGTGTCGGCAAGGCATCCTTCGATCAGGCCAAACTGGTCGAGAACGTGCGCGCCTTCATCAATGCCGTCGCCAAGGCCAAGCCAGCCGGCGCCAAGGGCTCCTACATGAAGCGCATCTCGCTGACCTCGACCATGGGTCCGGGCGTGACAATCGACGTGGCCGACGCCGCAACCGAGTGA
- the rplJ gene encoding 50S ribosomal protein L10, with product MDRAQKEKVVDELGQIFESSGVVVVAHYTGLTVAEMQDLRARARAADASVRVAKNRLAKIALDGKPCASIAGYLTGMTVLTYSEDPVAAAKVSEDFAKDNKKYEILGGAMGENALDRAGVEAVSKMPSRDELIAQIASCIGAPASNIAGAIGAPASNIASILSTIEEKAEAA from the coding sequence GTGGATAGAGCCCAGAAAGAGAAAGTGGTCGACGAGCTCGGCCAGATCTTCGAAAGCTCTGGCGTCGTAGTGGTTGCCCACTACACCGGTCTGACAGTTGCGGAAATGCAGGATCTGAGGGCGCGCGCACGTGCGGCCGATGCATCCGTCCGCGTTGCAAAGAACAGGCTCGCCAAGATCGCCCTGGACGGCAAGCCCTGCGCATCAATCGCAGGCTACCTGACGGGCATGACCGTTCTGACCTATTCCGAAGACCCCGTGGCTGCGGCCAAGGTGTCCGAGGATTTCGCCAAGGATAACAAGAAGTACGAGATCCTTGGCGGGGCTATGGGTGAGAACGCTCTGGACCGTGCCGGCGTCGAAGCCGTGTCGAAAATGCCCTCGCGCGACGAGCTTATCGCTCAGATCGCAAGCTGCATCGGCGCACCCGCTTCGAACATCGCTGGCGCGATTGGCGCGCCCGCTTCGAACATCGCAAGCATCCTTTCGACTATCGAGGAAAAAGCCGAAGCGGCC